AGATCACTGAGATAGGCAGCAACGACTCACCCACTATCATTAGCAGCTCTTTTCCCTCCATCGGTGTGACTGGTCTGGACCTGTGTATAGGAACCGCTCCTTTGTTGTCGGCTTTGTTCAAGCTCCCTCAGGCGTGCAAGGGGGAAGAAGTACACCATAAATGATAGGTAAGTATATATCTAAAGCCTAACCTCTTAGGGACTactcatcacataattatagcgagtaGATACAAATGTAcctgcacaaacaaaacaattaAGACAGTATTAAGTGTTGCTTGAGAATTTATGTGAACCCCGTTCTGTTGCTGGATGCTTTATattgtcacataattattacatataGATTGCAAACAAAATGAAGGAAAAAGCAGGTGCATGCAATTTGCAATAGTTTATAGATGCAAccaggcttgtacagtgtcatccGCAAATATTATCAATCGAAACCTGCATGGTATACGGTAGTGGCTGTCGAGATAAGCAGTTTCTTGTGCAGGTTTGGAAGCGGTTGCAAATGTGACAGCCAACACAACTACTTTGTCTTGGACACAGCCGGCAAACACTGCTTCAGATGGCTGTATCTCTGGTTATATCATCTCCTGGACTGAGGGAGAAGACACTACAGTTGGTTCTAGCATTTCAGTCCTTGTATCAAATCTGAACAACTTCCCTTTCTGTCAAGGCTGAACTGTAACGGTGACACCCAATACACCATCTGGTCGTCTCACTGTGGGTACCAGTTTGCAGAATGTGATATTTAAGCACCCAGGTACATAGTTTTGTGCCTCTAAAAGGTTCTAACTCGATCCTACATGATGTGTCTACTTTACAGATTTTGCTGCTCCTATAGTATCAGCCTTTTTCATTCTCCAGTCAGATAGTGTGGTCATTAACATCAACTGGCAGGTAACAGGTTGTTTATAACATTCCATCGAATCATTCAATTCTACTTGTATAGGATATCTCTTTAGAGGCAGTTCCATTGAGAATGTTTGGGTTCAGTAAGAttggggagggtgtgtgtaacCCTCGGTTTAGTACAACTGGTTCGTCGGTGACCCAGTCAGTACCAGAAGCTCAGTCTGGTGACAGGTACACTGTCTGTGTGGTGTTTATCAACAACGAGTGCATGGAGCGTGTGGATGACACTATCAAAGGTGAGAGGAAGATTTTGTGTGCCTATATAACTTATCTATTTTGCATATCTCTGCAGAAATGCTTGCCAATCCACAGCTATCTGTTGGTGATAGTTCTATCTCAATAGTGGTCACTGTATCTCCCTCTCCCCCCATGAATCCTGACTTCCTGTCCATACTCGCAACTATTGATCCCCCTCATGCTAGTGCTGTGTTGGCAAACTACCCCACATCATCTCAACAGTACATGGTGATGTTTGATGGTCTCACTTCTGGAACAATCTACACTTACGACATCAGGGTGATACTCAGGAATGACTCCACCCCCACTATTGGTCTGCCGGTGACTGGATCCTTCACTGTTCCAGGTAACTATATCTTCTACAGAAaagttgtgtgtctgtgtattaAATCTGTATCTCTCCTCAGCATGTGGCACAGTTTGTGTAACCGTGGTTATTGTAGTGAGTGCAGTCCTGCTAGTGGTTGCTGTTTTTTGCCTAGCTGGAGGCTTCGGTGCTTATAAGTACAAAACCAGATctaaaggtacatgtaatatgTAACAGATGTGCACAGAATTTTTTGTAACTAGCTTGATCAAGTTCATAAACATGATCTTCCTGCATCCGAAAGATTGGTCTGCGAGATCGTTCAAATCCGAAAACACAGAGAAGCACGAACTTACGTAAGTGAAAGCCATAATTGTCTCGGTGTgcatggtagtgtgtttgtgtgtgtgtctgtgtgtgtgtgtgtagactgttataGCTGCTCAGTGAtaaataaagtgcaagtaagagcttctagtcatgttttcttcgtgaatttgcaaaataatgcttgttCTCGAattatggctagttttgcttactttgaagggcattgcagtctcttcagactcgtgtgtagcaaaatctgttgaTATGACTTAGCTATTCAACTTAACatgttagctctgcactagaacgctacctattggtagctgcgaaagagctgcaaaggtCCACTGAATGCAACAGCCATTTATTATGGAATTTTAACTTTTTATAATCTTCATAGCAACAATCAGGATCGATCGTTTCCCACTATCTTGTACCATTCCTGCCCTGCATGCAATAGCAAAAGCATTAGCATTATTGCAGCTGGCTTTCCACCgcggcatcagcacccgcggtactTTCATTTATTGTGCTTTTTTAAACTGATTGGAAGTAACCCAATTGTATACACGTGTACAAAGATGCATATACGTACACTCATTTCTAATACCGTGGCAATTTTCTCATTTAGACATAGCTTACCCCCTCCATCTCCTGACTCCCTGTATGCTGACCCCAGATCCATTGAGCACCAGGCAGCCCTGGGCACTGAGGACCAGTACGCCATGGTCGATAAAAACGGCAAGAAAAACACAAAACCAAAGCCAACTCCACCAGAAGCTGTGTATCAGGTATGTGTGAAGTACTTGTTGCATCATACACGTGTAGATACTCCAAGGTTTTCATAATGTAGGGTGCAAGTTAACtaccttgtacatgtaccttcttACAACTAGTGTCGCTTTGTGAACCTACTGCTTTGGTTATTACTATATACCTACTGCTATTTAGTATACACTACCAATCCCCACCCAGGACCCCTGCACAATTGAGCATAAGACCACTGCCTCTGGAGCCATCTATACCGTGGTGGACAAGCTCAAGAGGTCCTCCAAGAAGGAAGGAGAGCCGGACGTGATTCCCCCAGCCAGCGAGGGGGTGAGTGGAGAAGGTCTTGTTTAGTATATGCAGTTACTATTTTGTGTAGTGTACGTATAGCGATCAATAAAAATGTCCCCATACCGTTTCCATAGTACGTACGTGCGTAGTATGTTAACAAGCGTACTGTTTTAGCAATAGTGTTACCGTACTGTTTACCATGCCGTTTTTTGCCTGCGGGAGTACGACGTTGCAACGTAGCCACGCCCTATCTAGTTGCAACAGATCGAGTCTCTCAGAGAAATCtacagctagatctatacagaatattattattattgcaaaGACTATAAGCTCTGGCACTTCCAGTACTGAGCTATTAGTCTCCagaagctataatattatcttACAAGTGCTAAAGAGTTTGGTATAAGGCTAAACAAAAGTCATTGACTATTTTACAAAAGAAATGGTAAAGTTGGGCTTGTTGTTCAAAGACGTGCATGCGTAGCGTTTTACAATGTGTTTAATTAGACAGTACGAACgtactatgcatgcatgtactatggAAACGTTACGGGAACTTTTATTCATCGCTACTATATATACCCTGAATGTGTAGGTGCCTACTAGGAAACATTGCCACGTATTATACAGTTTTCATCCAGccagaaaaacatttgcaatgcgAAGATTTATGGAACATAACGATCAATGACCGGGCGAACTATAAGTATTGTCTAAATGTTACCACAGgcagtcacatgcatgctgGCTATAAGCTGATTGAATAGTATTCAGCGAAAATTGGCTCTTCCTACAAAATGCAAGGCTTCCCGTTATACTAtggattgaagagttagagggataggaaacgaaGTGGTGCACGtcatgattttacattgaatctgcagtggagccttgAAAACTATCCGCcttacgccctatgaacgaggctattatgccgggtaactccctcaaaataagaaagttgtgtttcctcgagacatcatctctttcagcaatttataacacgcctactCCATGAGCCatgtgtagtacttgctaatgactgaccacacccagtaaaaagagactttccaataagttatgttcccaaggctgttttagagctttATTGGAACAtgcatgtaacgtgtaagcgtgctggctATGACTacacaataggtatagacctttaaatataagtgagttgcacggactaagaaCAGTTACTTgcagtttattatgcactgggtAGGTATAGAAATAGGTATTGtcgtgatggcctcgattaaaccgcagcgtagcgcagATGTATTCGAAA
This is a stretch of genomic DNA from Halichondria panicea chromosome 1, odHalPani1.1, whole genome shotgun sequence. It encodes these proteins:
- the LOC135341443 gene encoding uncharacterized protein LOC135341443 — protein: MFGFSKIGEGVCNPRFSTTGSSVTQSVPEAQSGDRYTVCVVFINNECMERVDDTIKEMLANPQLSVGDSSISIVVTVSPSPPMNPDFLSILATIDPPHASAVLANYPTSSQQYMVMFDGLTSGTIYTYDIRVILRNDSTPTIGLPVTGSFTVPACGTVCVTVVIVVSAVLLVVAVFCLAGGFGAYKYKTRSKDWSARSFKSENTEKHELTHSLPPPSPDSLYADPRSIEHQAALGTEDQYAMVDKNGKKNTKPKPTPPEAVYQDPCTIEHKTTASGAIYTVVDKLKRSSKKEGEPDVIPPASEGSTCKRVEEATKPNSSQLPQELYSEVFDALPKGMAPKVVRNGTKN